One genomic window of Lepeophtheirus salmonis chromosome 5, UVic_Lsal_1.4, whole genome shotgun sequence includes the following:
- the NO66 gene encoding ribosomal oxygenase 1, translating into MTEMVSAFAAAKSSPNMLKVKKKKITKQDLLKDNKMSSSDYNKFENDFLNLSSILNKNKKDKRRNSSSNEKTIEILKKNSPSKKVKKGLTVKINVKSSKLIKTERLRGRPPTPKVPNKASKSNASSLKPDVEPLNLSGLKTNKSNSKKRPFEEDRQTKTSPSSKKKNNAPGQVEHTEQSPKFIPIRKALKMKLDKNEDSRSVGDETLAWMIQPHSVDHFFKNVFEEKPLYIPRKQNRNYYKDVLSTKQFDEMLQNQRIIFGKNLDVTTFVNDKRENHAPEGRAYPSVVWDFYNNGCSLRLLNPQTFNEKIWKLCATLQECLGSMVGANMYLTPPGTQGFAPHYDDVDVFILQLEGKKHWRVYEPPTKLPRFSSPNFSQSEMKEPIMDIVLEAGDLLYMPRGTIHQGNCLEDVHSLHITISCHQRNSFGDLFSKILNDTIETAMEEDVEFRKGLPRDYFKYAGAIHSDKDTPERNKFMQTMKKLFSKLHEYAPIDDGVDKMAKEFLHSTLPPFLSTNESRRTVECGGEKWNSGAGHVVNRVEFDPGTEIRLLRANCLRMVREEDSLRLYYNTENSREYQEIDSQFLEIEDDFAGAIDHLIESYPNYIKVEDLPLEDDALKFTLVQNMWEKKLILTKAPLESHYD; encoded by the exons ATGACGGAAATGGTTTCGGCATTTGCTGCTGCTAAAAGTTCTCCCAATATGCTCAAG gtaaaaaagaagaaaatcacgAAACAAGATTTACTGAAGGATAATAAAATGAGTAGTTCTGACtacaataaatttgaaaatgattttttgaacttatcttcaattttgaataaaaacaaaaaagataaacgCCGAAATTCATCATCGAATGAAAAG accattgaaattttgaaaaaaaatagtccatctaaaaaagtgaagaaaGGCCTTACAGTGAAGATCAACGTGAAGTCAAGTAAATTGATTAAA aCTGAGAGGCTCAGAGGAAGACCACCTACTCCTAAG GTACCAAATAAAGCGTCTAAGAGCAATGCCAGCTCCTTAAAACCGGATGTGGAACCATTGAATTTATCT GGACTGAAGACAAATAAAAGCAACTCTAAGAAGCGTCCTTTTGAGGAGGATAGACAAACCAAGACATCACCTTCttctaagaagaaaaataatgcaCCAGGA CAAGTGGAACACACAGAACAAAGTCCAAAATTCATTCCTATCCGAAAAGCTCTTAAGatgaaattagataaaaatgaagACAGTAGATCCGTTGGTGATGAAACACTTGCTTGGATGATTCAACCACACTCGGTTGATCACTTCTTTAAGAACGTTTTTGAGGAGAAACCTTTGTATATCCCCAGGAAACAGAATAGAAACTATTATAAGGATGTCCTTTCAACGAAACAATTTGATGAAATGCTTCAAAATCAGCGGATTATCTTTGGTAAGAATTTGGATGTCACCACCTTTGTTAATGACAAGAGAGAGAATCATGCACCAGAAGGGCGGGCTTATCCATCTGTTGTTTGGGACTTTTATAATAACGGATGTAGCTTAAGATTACTCAACCCTCAAACATTCAACGAAAAGATATGGAAATTATGTGCTACTCTTCAGGAATGCTTAGGAAGTATGGTGGGTGCAAACATGTATCTTACACCCCCTGGAACTCAGGGATTTGCTCCTCATTACGATGATGtcgatgtttttattttacaattggAAGGCAAAAAGCATTGGCGAGTCTATGAACCCCCCACTAAGCTACCTCGGTTTTCCAGTCCCAATTTTAGTCAAAGTGAGATGAAAGAGCCTATCATGGATATAGTACTGGAGGCAGGAGATTTATTGTACATGCCTAGAGGTACGATTCATCAGGGGAACTGTTTGGAAGATGTTCACTCCCTTCATATTACAATTTCTTGTCATCAGCGAAACTCATTCGGGGATCTTTTTAGTAAAATCCTTAATGACACTATAGAAACCGCCATGGAAGAAGATGTAGAATTCCGCAAAGGATTGCCTAGAGATTATTTCAAGTATGCTGGTGCCATTCATTCTGATAAAGACACACCGGAACGAAACAAATTTATGCAAACCATGAAAAAACTATTCTCCAAGCTTCATGAATATGCTCCTATTGACGATGGAGTTGATAAAATGGCTAAGGAATTTCTACATTCCACCCTTCCACCTTTTTTATCTACTAATGAATCCCGAAGAACAGTAGAATGTGGAGGAGAAAAATGGAATTCTGGAGCGGGGCACGTCGTAAATAGAGTTGAATTTGATCCAGGTACTGAAATAAGGCTTTTGAGAGCTAACTGCCTACGAATGGTCCGAGAAGAGGATTCTCTTCGACTTTATTATAACACTGAGAATTCACGGGAGTACCAAGAAATTGATTCCcagtttttagaaattgaagatGATTTTGCAGGTGCTATTGACCATTTGATAGAATCCTATCCAAATTATATTAAGGTTGAGGACTTGCCCTTAGAAGATGATGCGCTTAAGTTTActcttgtacaaaatatgtgggagaaaaaacttattttgacaAAAGCACCTTTGGAATCCCATTAcgattaa
- the Vps29 gene encoding vacuolar protein sorting-associated protein 29, which yields MLVLVLGDLHIPFRSSCLPSKFKKLLVPGRIQHILCTGNLCTKESFDYLKTLTNDVHVVRGDFDEGMNWPEQKVVCVGQFKIGLVHGHQIVPWGEAEALAAVNRQLDCDIFISGHTHRFEAYEHEGRFYVNPGSVTGAYSVVNECSQKPSFILMDIQSSTVINYVYQLVDDEVKVDKIEFKKSS from the exons ATGTTGGTTCTTGTTCTGGGTGACCTTCATATACCATTTCGTTCCTCCTGTCTACCCAGTAAATTTAAGAAACTTCTTGTGCCAGGGCGGATTCAACACATTCTTTGCACAG GGAATCTTTGCACGAAGGAATcctttgattatttaaaaactctTACAAATGATGTTCATGTTGTAAGAGGAGACTTTGATGAAGGCATGAATTGGCCCGAGCAAAAAGTTGTATGTGTTGGGCAATTTAAGATTGGACTCGTTCATGGCCATCAAATTGTACCCTGGGGAGAAGCCGAGGCACTTGCAGCTGTCAACAGACAACTTGACtgtgatatatttatatctggGCATACGCATCGATTTGAGGCTTACGAACATGAAGGAAGATTTTATGTCAATCCAGGATCTGTGACCGGGGCCTATTCAGTAGTGAATGAGTGTTCACAAAAGCCCTCATTCATTCTCATGGATATTCAAAGCTCCACTGTTATTAACTATGTCTACCAACTCGTTGACGATGAAGTAAAAGTGGATAAAATTGAATTCAAGAAGTCATCTTAG